In Trichoplusia ni isolate ovarian cell line Hi5 chromosome 7, tn1, whole genome shotgun sequence, a single genomic region encodes these proteins:
- the LOC113495541 gene encoding lipopolysaccharide-induced tumor necrosis factor-alpha factor homolog, giving the protein MDKGWNPPPYGWGNAQTTQPPPAAPPSYSQAVGGVGPSSPYTPQYPPSSGPSIVTTVVPVGPHPTHMICPSCHAEINSATKTKPGLIAYISGAIIFLLGCVFGCCLIPCCIDSCMDVHHKCPNCGAYLGRYRR; this is encoded by the exons ATGGACAAGGGGTGGAATCCTCCTCCATATGGCTGGGGTAACGCTCAGACTACGCAGCCCCCGCCAGCTGCGCCACCGAGCTACTCCCAGGCAGTCGGAGGCGTTGGACCCTCGAGCCCTTACACTCCACAGTATCCTCCAT CTTCTGGACCGTCAATAGTAACTACGGTAGTGCCAGTAGGTCCGCACCCAACACACATGATATGCCCGAGTTGCCATGCTGAAATAAATTCAGCTACCAAGACAAAGCCCGGACTTATTGCTTACATTTCCGGAGCCATCATCTTTCTATTGGG ATGTGTATTTGGATGCTGCCTCATTCCATGCTGCATTGACAGCTGCATGGATGTACATCACAAATGCCCGAACTGTGGAGCTTACCTTGGACGCTACAGGCGATAA
- the LOC113495817 gene encoding eukaryotic peptide chain release factor GTP-binding subunit-like produces MKVTWVFLLALGVVAADIGIGYHYKVPETSYGVPSYQLGGNSGQYNTAYTGSSSSSIGSQAQSGYQYNHGHQANTGYQQANTGYQQANTGYQQANTGYQQANNGYQAENLQSASGSGSSYYQNLGANQAALGTGFQTQYQSSSQYQSAQKYQIQQQPAQIFKHFYVHAAPEDPEPPRPRAPIVLPPPQKHYKIIFVKTPSEASSQQVIAPVQPQHEEKTIVYVLVKKPDEPKDLVLPKIEQKPPSKPEVYFIKYKNKEDSQAVINNIVQDYNKGQSVALADSGSESSYESGQGNVQYQTPAVSHDSSSTGSFGSQSFGVSGSSANSGYNLGESNIASSISAPHTVSSTASSTGYEGASSISTSQGVPHETYGPPKFRESY; encoded by the exons ATGAAGGTTACTTGG GTATTTTTGCTCGCACTCGGAGTGGTTGCAGCTGATATTGGTATCGGCTACCACTACAAAGTCCCCGAAACTTCGTACGGAGTTCCCTCATACCAATTAGGTGGAAACTCTGGCCAGTACAACACCGCTTACACCGGTAGCTCCTCTTCAAGCATTGGCAGCCAAGCTCAGAGCGGATACCAATATAACCATGGACACCAGGCAAACACCGGCTACCAGCAGGCTAACACCGGCTACCAGCAGGCTAACACCGGTTACCAGCAGGCCAACACCGGTTACCAGCAGGCTAACAACGGATACCAGGCTGAAAACCTTCAATCAGCTAGCGGCTCCGGCTCGAGCTACTATCAAAACTTAGGTGCTAACCAGGCTGCATTAGGCACCGGATTCCAAACTCAGTACCAGTCCTCCAGCCAGTACCAGTCTGCGCAGAAATATCAAATCCAACAACAACCTGCTCAAATCTTCAAACACTTTTACGTTCACGCCGCTCCCGAAGACCCTGAACCCCCCAGGCCCCGCGCACCCATCGTGCTTCCTCCTCCCCAGAAacattacaaaatcattttcgtCAAAACGCCCAGCGAAGCCAGCTCTCAGCAAGTGATCGCTCCCGTTCAGCCTCAGCACGAAGAAAAGACCATTGTTTACGTTCTGGTTAAGAAACCCGATGAACCCAAGGACTTGGTTCTCCCTAAGATTGAGCAGAAGCCCCCATCCAAACCAGAAGTATACTTCATCAAATACAAGAACAAGGAAGACTCCCAGGCCGTGATCAACAACATTGTCCAGGACTACAACAAGGGCCAGTCCGTAGCACTCGCCGACTCGGGTTCCGAAAGCTCCTACGAATCCGGCCAAGGTAACGTGCAATACCAAACCCCTGCCGTGAGCCACGACTCCTCCTCAACTGGATCGTTCGGATCTCAGTCTTTCGGAGTGAGCGGTTCTTCTGCCAACTCCGGCTACAACCTGGGAGAGTCCAACATTGCCAGCAGCATCTCCGCCCCCCACACAGTCAGCAGCACGGCCTCAAGCACCGGTTACGAAGGAGCCAGCTCCATCTCTACTAGTCAGGGTGTACCTCACGAAACCTACGGACCTCCTAAATTCAGGGAATCAtactaa
- the LOC113495957 gene encoding beta-parvin, producing the protein MSSPRPKSPRTPVLPKKEDKEESFWDKIGTIGRKKRIKEVQDVQAEGKYAIDSPGSPTAPEIPPEEYSLHDNEERAIIEPRSLEDPRVKELVQVLIDWINDALATQRIIVKDISEDLYDGQVLQKLLEMLTETKLDVPEVTQSEEGQRQKLTIVLRAVNRVLYGTAKPVPKWSVDSIHSKNVVSILHLLVALARHFRAPVRLPENVSVNVVVVKKDTPNQLSHRTFIETITTTYEDLGMKCERDAFDALFDHAPDKLQVVKKSLITFVNKHLSKVNLEVMDLDTQFHDGVYLCLLMGLLEGFFVPLYDFHLIPEDFDQKVHNVSFAFELMQDVGLAKPKARPEDIVNLDLKSTLRVLYNLFTKYKSLA; encoded by the exons ATGTCGTCACCACGCCCGAAATCTCCTCGAACTCCTGTACTGCCCAAAAAGGAGGACAAAGAGGAATCTTTCTGGGATAAAATTGGAACAATTGGTCGCAAGAAGCGCATAAAAGAAG TGCAAGATGTTCAAGCTGAAGGAAAATATGCCATTGACTCTCCTGGTAGTCCTACAGCTCCAGAAATACCTCCCGAAGAGTACAGTTTAC atgatAATGAAGAACGTGCCATAATTGAGCCTCGGTCACTGGAGGATCCCCGAGTGAAAGAACTTGTTCAAGTCTTGATTGATTGGATCAATGATGCTCTAGCCACACAAAGAATAATCGTGAAAGATATCAGTGAAGATTTGTATGATGGCCAAGTACTTCAAAAACTCCTTGAGATGTTGACAGAAACCAAATTGGATGTACCGGAAGTGACACAGTCGGAGGAGGGCCAGCGGCAAAAGCTTACTATTGTACTGAGAGCTGTCAATAGG GTTCTATATGGTACAGCCAAACCTGTCCCCAAGTGGAGTGTGGATTCCATACATTCAAAGAATGTAGTATCCATATTGCACTTGCTTGTTGCTCTGGCTCGTCACTTCCGTGCTCCTGTTCGCCTACCTGAGAATGTCAGTGTCAATGTTGTTGTTGTGAAGAAGGACACTCCTAATCAATTATCCCACag AACATTTATTGAAACTATTACCACCACATATGAAGATTTGGGCATGAAGTGTGAAAGGGATGCCTTTGATGCCTTATTTGACCATGCCCCTGATAAACTGCAGGTGGTGAAGAAATCCTTGATTACCTTTGTGAACAAGCATTTGAGCAAAGTCAATCTTGAAGTCATGGATTTGGACACTCAGTTCCATGACGGTGTATATTTATGTCTTCTGATGGGACTCCTGGAGGGATTCTTTGTGCCATTATACGATTTTCATCTTATTCCTGAAGATTTTGACCAGAAAGTCCATAATGTCTCTTTTGCATTTGAACTGATGCAAGATGTAGGGCTTGCAAAGCCAAAGGCAAGACCTGAag ATATTGTGAATCTCGACCTGAAATCCACACTTCGGGTGCTGTACAATCTGTTTACAAAGTACAAGAGTTTGgcctaa
- the LOC113495540 gene encoding ras-related protein Rab-21: MSTAASGTHNFKVVLLGEGCVGKTSLLLRYIEDKFNDKHLTTLQATFLNKRLNINGKRVNLSIWDTAGQEKFHALGPIYYRNSNGAILVYDITDEDSFGKVKNWVKELRKMLGSDIVLTIAGNKIDLEHERTVPLEEAESYAAMVGAQHFYTSAKLNQGVEELFLDLTRTMIERHEQNAQADTNRTSQVLVVDDEAPPAQTSCCSGNRSN; the protein is encoded by the exons ATGTCTACCGCGGCGAGCGGAACACACAATTTCAAAGTAGTGTTACTGGGGGAGGGGTGTGTGGGGAAGACATCTCTGTTGCTGCGATACATCGAAGACAAATTCAATGATAAGCATCTTACTACGCTTCAG GCTACCTTTTTGAACAAAAGGCTAAACATCAACGGCAAGCGTGTAAATCTCTCGATTTGGGATACTGCAGGGCAGGAGAAGTTCCATGCCCTCGGGCCGATATACTACCGCAATTCAAATGGAGCTATTCTTGTCTATGACATTACTGATGAAGATTCCTTTGGCAaa gTTAAGAATTGGGTGAAGGAGTTGAGGAAGATGTTGGGCTCAGACATTGTATTGACAATTGCCGGCAATAAAATAGACTTGGAACATGAAAGGACTGTTCCCTTGGAAGAAGCAGAGAG CTATGCAGCTATGGTGGGTGCCCAACATTTTTATACTTCAGCCAAATTGAACCAAGGAGTAGAAGAACTCTTCTTGGATCTCACTAGAACCATGATTGAGAGACATGAACAGAATGCTCAAGCTGATACCAACAGAACGTCGCAAGTTTTGGTGGTCGATGACGAGGCCCCTCCCGCCCAAACATCTTGCTGCTCTGGTAACCGAAGTAACtaa
- the LOC113495539 gene encoding ATPase family AAA domain-containing protein 3A homolog, whose amino-acid sequence MSWIFGYSTKPPQPPADEPPSDSGGAAAPPVNLTKSEKKAMEAYRFDSSALERAAQAARELERSKHSKEALELSKLQESTKQSEQMAKIKEYEAAIEQAKVEQKRIDYEERRKTLQEETKQHQMRAQYQDQLAKKRYEEQLVQQQRSQEEILKKQEESVAKQEALRRATIEHEMELREKNKLKAIEAEARARAKADRENRDITLEQIRLKAAENRTTILESIKTAGSVVGTGLNALVTDWDKTLAAAAGLSLLALGVYSAKGATSVAARFIEARIGKPTLVNETSRFSLLEAVKHPILTVSRAISSFKKPSDALAGVVLAPTLERRLRDIAIATKNTRLNKGYYRNLLMYGPPGTGKTLFSKKLAKHSGMEYAILTGGDVAPMGKDAVAAIHKVFDWANTSKKGVLLFIDEADAFLRKRSSERISEDLRAALNAFLYRTSDQSNRIMLVLASNTPQQFDSAINDRLDKMIEFGLPGYDERERLIRLYFDTFVLQPASEGKRRLSVDQFDYGALCAKLADRTAGMSGRALSKLGVAWQAAAYASDDGRLTEQMCIDICDDAVRDHRQKMEWLSSEEKSRSMMPYLLDLPPLDNNDNTVKIKEITDIKDEVKIKTKNASKKKTSVQDLEVEK is encoded by the exons ATGTCTTGGATCTTCGGATATAGTACGAAGCCTCCTCAACCGCCTGCCGATGAACCACCTTCGGATTCGGGAGGCGCTGCCGCACCCCCAGTTAACCTAACCAAGTCTGAAAAGAAGGCAATGGAGGCCTATCGGTTTGATTCGAGTGCGTTAGAAAGAGCTGCACAGGCAGCTAGAGAACTAGAAAGATCAA AACATTCTAAAGAGGCATTGGAACTAAGTAAACTGCAAGAAAGTACAAAGCAGTCAGAACAAATGGCCAAGATAAAGGAGTATGAAGCAGCCATAGAACAAGCCAAAGTCGAACAAAAGAGAATTGACTATGAGGAGCGGAGGAAAACACTACAG GAGGAGACGAAACAGCATCAAATGAGGGCACAGTACCAAGATCAGCTGGCTAAGAAGAGGTACGAAGAACAGTTGGTGCAGCAACAAAGATCTCAAGAAGAAATTCTGAAAAA GCAAGAGGAGAGTGTCGCTAAGCAGGAAGCTTTACGGCGAGCCACAATTGAGCATGAAATGGAATTACGAGAGAAGAACAAGCTGAAGGCCATTGAGGCTGAGGCCAGGGCCAGAGCAAAGGCGGATCGAGAGAACCGGGACATCACGTTGGAGCAAATACGATTAAAGGCAGCAGAAAATAGGACCACCATCCTTGAAAGTATCAA gaCAGCAGGTAGTGTAGTGGGCACAGGATTGAATGCTTTAGTCACTGATTGGGACAAAACCTTGGCGGCGGCCGCAGGCCTGTCTCTACTGGCACTTGGTGTCTACTCAGCTAAGGGAGCTACATCAGTAGCCGCAAGATTCATTGAAGCTCGTATTG GAAAACCTACTCTCGTCAACGAAACTTCCAGATTCTCTTTATTGGAAGCTGTAAAACATCCAATTCTCACAGTTTCAAGAGCAATCTCAAGTTTCAAAAAGCCTTCAGACGCTTTGGCCGGTGTAGTGCTGGCGCCCACCCTCGAACGACGTCTCAGAGATATTGCTATTGCCACCAAGAACACACGTTTGAACAAAGGTTATTACAGAAACCTGCTTATGTATGGACCTCCTGGAACTGGTAAAACTTTGTTCTCCAAG aaatTGGCGAAGCATTCTGGAATGGAGTATGCTATTCTTACTGGAGGTGATGTCGCTCCCATGGGAAAAGACGCTGTTGCCGCCATCCATAAGGTATTTGACTGGGCCAATACCAGCAAGAAAG gtGTACTTCTGTTCATTGATGAAGCTGACGCATTTTTGAGAAAACGTTCCTCTGAAAGGATTAGTGAAGATTTGAGAGCAGCACTAAATGCATTCCTGTACCGTACATCAGACCAGAGCAACCGCATAATGTTGGTGCTTGCGTCCAACACGCCTCAGCAATTCGATTCTGCCATCAATGATCGTCTCGATAAGATGATAGAATTTGGTttgcctggatatgatgaacgCGAGCGTTTGATTCGATTGTACTTTGACACATTTGTTCTCCAGCCAGCGTCAGAAGGAAAGAG GAGATTGAGCGTAGATCAGTTTGACTATGGTGCTCTGTGTGCGAAGCTCGCTGACCGGACAGCTGGTATGTCTGGCCGAGCTCTATCCAAGCTGGGTGTAGCGTGGCAAGCTGCTGCATATGCCTCGGACGATGGCCGCCTTACCGAGCAAATGTGTATCGACATTTGCGATGATGCTGTGCGAGACCACCGTCAAAAG ATGGAATGGTTGTCTTCAGAAGAAAAGTCTCGAAGCATGATGCCCTACCTTCTAGACTTGCCACCTTTAGATAACAATGACAATACTGttaaaatcaaagaaataaCTGATATTAAAGATGAAGTGAAGATTAAAACCAAAAATGCGTCTAAGAAGAAGACTTCTGTGCAAGACCTCGAAGTAGAAAAGTGA